The following nucleotide sequence is from Sphingomonas telluris.
CGCCTGCGTGCTCTCCGACATGCTTTCACGGCCGGCCGAGAGGCGAACCATCGACCGTGGCATGGTGATGCGCGCAACTGCGACGGTGCGGACGAACTCGATGTCGTCGATCGGCTTCTCGTCTCCCCACATGTCGCCGAGCACTGTGCCCTTCACCGGCACAAGCGCATTGACCGGCACACTCTCCGGATGGCGCGGGAGCGTCGCGAGGGCGTGGATGAAGCCGACGCGGTCCTCTCGGGTCTCGCCCATGCCGACGATCCCGCCGCAGCACACCGCCATCCCGGCCTTGCGCACTTCCTCCAGCGTATCCAGCCGCTCCTGGAACGTCCGCGTGGAGATTATGTCGCCGTAATGCTCGGGCGAGGTGTCGATGTTGTGGTTGTAATAGTCGAGGCCGGCATCCTTCAACGCCCGCGCCTGATCGCCCGTCAGCATGCCGAGCGTCATGCAGGTCTCGAGACCCATCGCCTTCACTTCGCCGACCATCTGCAGCAGCGCGGGCATGTCGCGCTCCTTCGGCTCTCGCCACGCCGCGCCCATGCAGAAGCGCTGCGACCCATGCGCCTTCGCTTCGCGAGCGGCAGAGATGACGGCCTCGGCGTCCATCAGCCTCTCGGCCTTGAGCCCCGTGTCGGCATGCGCCGACTGCGAGCAATAGCCGCAATCCTCCGGGCAGCCGCCGGTCTTGATCGACAGCAGGGTGCACAGCTGCACCTCGCCAGGCGCGTGGTAATGCCGATGCACGTCCGCCGCGCGGAACACGAGTTCCGTGAACGGAAGGTCGAAAAGCTCCCCGATCTCGGTGCGGGTCCAGTCGGTTCGCATCATTGGCCGAGGCACCCCGTGCTCATGGTGGAGAAGGTGATGTTCATGATTTTCCAAGCGCCGCCCTGGCGAACCATGTCGAAATGATCCGTTCCGCAGCTCACGATCTTGCCGCCGACCTCAATGGTGAAAGGCGCCCAGACCAATGCGACATCGCCATCCACCTCGATCATTGGATTGATGATACGCTCTTTAAACCCATGGCCGGGCCTCATCTTGGAAGCATATTCCGTCCAGCTCCGCGAGCGCCGCGCAGCCGTGCCATCGGGTAGCTTCCCAACCGCGGTGACACGGCCATCGGGATCGACCACCCGTAGC
It contains:
- the bioB gene encoding biotin synthase BioB, whose product is MRTDWTRTEIGELFDLPFTELVFRAADVHRHYHAPGEVQLCTLLSIKTGGCPEDCGYCSQSAHADTGLKAERLMDAEAVISAAREAKAHGSQRFCMGAAWREPKERDMPALLQMVGEVKAMGLETCMTLGMLTGDQARALKDAGLDYYNHNIDTSPEHYGDIISTRTFQERLDTLEEVRKAGMAVCCGGIVGMGETREDRVGFIHALATLPRHPESVPVNALVPVKGTVLGDMWGDEKPIDDIEFVRTVAVARITMPRSMVRLSAGRESMSESTQALYFLAGANSIFTGDRLLTTPNAGDDSDAALFAKLGLKPLAAEEPMRVAAE
- a CDS encoding nuclear transport factor 2 family protein — encoded protein: MMIFAFALALQPADRLPLADPASSEASVLAPINEAFRALEAQDSAALLRVVDPDGRVTAVGKLPDGTAARRSRSWTEYASKMRPGHGFKERIINPMIEVDGDVALVWAPFTIEVGGKIVSCGTDHFDMVRQGGAWKIMNITFSTMSTGCLGQ